A stretch of the Sinorhizobium alkalisoli genome encodes the following:
- the glyA gene encoding serine hydroxymethyltransferase, with translation MNIPTRFGVGSADHFFRSGVAQADPAVSGMVDRELHRQRDEIELIASENIVSKAVLEAQGSVLTNKYAEGYPGRRYYGGCQHVDEVEELARERAKTIFNCSFVNVQPNSGSQANQAVFMALMQPGDTFLGLNLAAGGHLTHGAPVNQSGKWFNVVSYGVRPDTHRIDMDEVRDLARRHQPKVILAGGSAYPRVIDFKAFREIADEVGAKLFVDMAHFAGLVAGGVHPNPLEHAHVVTTTTHKTLRGPRGGMVLSNDEEIGKKINSAVFPGLQGGPLMHVIAAKAVAFGEALRPEFKIYAANVVANAKALADTLSKGGVDIVSGGTDTHLMLVDLRRKNLTGKAVEAALGRAHITCNKNGIPFDPQGPMVTSGVRLGTPACTTRGFLVEEFRQVGRLTMRVIDGLAAYGEACNAAVETAVREEVQELVGRFRIYE, from the coding sequence ATGAATATTCCCACCAGGTTCGGCGTCGGCAGTGCCGATCATTTCTTCCGCAGCGGCGTTGCCCAGGCGGATCCCGCCGTGAGCGGCATGGTCGACCGCGAACTCCACCGCCAGCGCGACGAAATTGAACTGATCGCCTCGGAAAACATCGTCTCCAAGGCAGTGCTCGAGGCGCAAGGCTCGGTGCTGACAAACAAATATGCCGAGGGTTATCCCGGCCGTCGCTACTATGGCGGCTGTCAGCATGTCGACGAGGTCGAGGAACTCGCCCGCGAACGCGCCAAGACGATTTTCAACTGCAGCTTCGTGAACGTGCAGCCCAATTCCGGAAGCCAAGCCAATCAGGCGGTGTTCATGGCGCTGATGCAGCCGGGCGACACGTTCCTTGGTCTGAACCTCGCCGCCGGCGGGCACCTGACCCACGGCGCGCCGGTCAATCAATCGGGCAAGTGGTTCAACGTCGTTTCGTATGGCGTGCGCCCCGACACCCACCGCATCGACATGGACGAGGTGCGCGACCTGGCCAGGAGACATCAGCCCAAGGTGATCCTCGCCGGCGGCTCTGCCTATCCGCGCGTCATCGACTTCAAGGCATTCCGCGAAATTGCCGACGAAGTAGGAGCAAAGCTCTTTGTCGACATGGCGCATTTCGCCGGCCTGGTTGCGGGCGGCGTGCATCCGAATCCGCTTGAGCACGCCCACGTCGTGACCACGACCACGCACAAGACGCTGCGCGGCCCGCGCGGCGGCATGGTGTTGTCCAACGACGAGGAGATCGGCAAGAAGATCAATTCGGCTGTGTTTCCGGGCCTGCAGGGTGGTCCGCTGATGCATGTCATTGCCGCAAAGGCAGTCGCATTCGGCGAGGCGCTTAGGCCGGAATTCAAGATCTACGCCGCAAACGTCGTCGCCAACGCGAAGGCGCTTGCCGACACGCTGTCCAAGGGCGGGGTCGATATCGTCTCTGGCGGCACCGATACGCATCTGATGCTGGTCGACCTCCGGCGCAAGAACCTCACCGGCAAGGCGGTGGAGGCGGCCCTCGGACGCGCCCATATCACCTGCAACAAGAACGGCATTCCGTTCGACCCGCAGGGTCCGATGGTCACGTCGGGCGTCCGTCTCGGCACTCCGGCCTGCACGACCCGCGGCTTCCTCGTGGAGGAATTCCGCCAGGTTGGGCGGCTGACGATGCGCGTCATCGACGGCTTGGCGGCCTACGGCGAAGCCTGCAACGCGGCAGTCGAGACGGCCGTGCGCGAGGAGGTGCAGGAGCTGGTCGGCCGATTCCGAATCTACGAGTAG